The DNA window TAGCTATTcctgaaattttatttttcattctctTGCAAACTTCTTCATGAGTTCCAGTCTTGAATGTTCTATTCTCTCCTTTGTTTCCAGCCACCACCATCTCTTCTAATATAGTGAGTAAAGTCTCTTCTTCAATTGTACTCCAATTACGTCGGACTCTAATGTTACTCATTGATTGCTCACTTATAATGCCATCTTCATTTTCCATTTCTAAATaccaaaaaattcaagaaaattgtAATAACCAATATCATTCGCAAGTGCAACAACAGaaaataaatctaataaaaaatcataaaaagatATTGACAATCACATGATAATAAGTTCAGCTTCATTCTAAACATAAAAGAATCTAAAAAAAAGATTATGCAATCATATGGTAATAAGTTATGTATTCATTCATAcccaaaatacatatataataaacTAGTTCTATCTAATGCTTATGTCTATTCCTCCATTCTGTAAACATTTCTTGAGCATGCACATCCCTCCTTTGAGTCCATTGATTACTAGGTTCAATAGTTTCCACTATATTGATTGTTTCTTCTCCTAAAGGTAGCTCATCTTCTGCAAATGGAGAAAATTCTTCTGGATCCATTGCCATGTTCACACGGATGAAGTTATGCAATAAACAACAAGCAAGGATCATTCGACATTGTGTTCTAATAGGATAAAACGATGGGCTTCTCAATATAGCCCATCGTTTTTTCATAAGGCCAAAACATCTCTCTATCACATTTCTCGCCCGAGCATGCCTATAATTAAACAACTCTTCACGATCTTGAGGTGAACGACGACCAGAACCCCACTCTTGCAAATGATATCGTTTACCTCTATATGGGGCAAGAAAGCCTTCACCATTAGTGTATCCACCATCAACAAGATAATACGAACCTaaaatattaacaacaactcATTGTTTGTAATCatgttcaaacaaacaaaaaagagaagaaattgtCATACCAATTGGAACCCTTAGTCCATTTTGTCTATTTATTGCATCACGTAATACCCTAGAGTCTGAAGCCGATCCTTCCCATCCTGTTAATACATATATAAATCTCATATCCCTAGTACAAACACCTAAGACATTTGTTGCAAGTCCACCTTTTCTCGTACGATATCTAGGTCTGTCTGAAACACTCGGTGTCACTGCTATGTAAGTCCCATCTAAAGCTCCTAAgcaaccctaaaatttcaatatATGATCCAGATTAGTTTTCTTAACCAGAAGAATATATTAAGATAACTAGGTAAAAATTATTACCTTAAACCATTTCCATCTTTCATCAGAGCAATCTTGAGGTATAGGTTCTGGTTTGGCAAGTAAATCATTTCGTAATCTCAAAACTGCGGCCAGTACTCTATGACAATATCTGCTAATTGTTTGTCCTGATCTAGACAATCTAACTTGAATACTTCTATTTTTTGTGTGATGTGCgagtatatttaaaaaaattgcaacTTGTTCTTCAACACTTACTTGTCCAAGTTGCACTAATCCTCCTCGTACCCTTAAAACCTCACAAAGATGTGCAAATGTGTTTCTACACATTCTCAATTCCCATATGCAATGAGAATCACTCGTACTAGTAATTGATTCCAAAACATCCCTACGTGACTCGTACCTTGCTAAAACTCTTTCATTCAAAGATCTTCTCTCATAATTATcacttaaaataaaattcaagaaaaaaaaaCCAACAACGTGCATGGCCAAAATCTGAATATACATCCTCCAAACAAGAAGATAATGAAAATTTTGGTTATCATCCATTTCGActacatataaaaaaattaaaaaattaatgatgaataaaaatataaaaaattaactaaattcaaaatatttattaGTTATTATGTACATGAAGAATGCTAATGTtttcttatattaaaatattgaataaagaaAAACATGAAATGAAATTCTTCTTCTTTGTATGTGCTAGCGGTGGTAACGTTTTTGTTTCGTATGTGctactattatttattttgtttactaAAACAATATGAGTGAATGACCACATCATGGAAAAGGacaaaaaaaaacttagaaaacaCATGGAATAGAAATATtgtataataaatacaaatcacaGTTAGAGAAGagttaataaataataaagaaaatagagCAATTAATTAACAAAGTAAAGTACCTGGAGAATAAAGGAGGTGACCACTTGCTTGATTATGGAGTTTGTGACGTCTTCAGCCGTTTATGAGAAGAGGCTTTAGGTTTTAAGCGCAACAGTGTTTTGCCGAATATAAGGATCTGGAGGttaatttagtatttttatttatttgtacgTGGAACAACATTTTGTCCGACACTTAAGTGAGTGACAAAAAAATAGATAGTTGTCCAGTCCCTCATTCCTTTATTTGTGctgtcttttatttattttttaaatcaaacgGTGGACAAATAATTTTGTCCTGTCCGGTCCCTATTTTTTaacaaatcaaacgcacccttaAGCTCGTTTGGGGGAGccaagtgcatgtcggcgtgTCGCTAACATCTATCGCATTTCTGGGCATGTTCTTTGGCGTCTTGCTGCATGATCGGCCAATAATATCCGTCCCTAAGGGCCTTTCTTACCAATGATCGGCCGCCGAGGTGCTAGCCACTGATCCCCTCGTGAAGCTCCTGTAGTATCTCGAGCGCCTGTGAAGCGTCGACACATTTAAGGAGGGGGATGGAGAATCCTCGTCGGTACAGCTTGTTTTCCGCGACAGTGTACAGGCAGGCCCGCCTTTTGATCGTCGACGCCTCCTTCTTGTCGGTTGGCAGCTCATCCTTCGTAAGGAAGTTGTAtacgggggtcatccagcaatggtcgtcgcCTATGGCGAGCACCGGTAGGTGGGACGTGCTTTTGTCTACGCTCGGCCTTGACAGGATTTCCTGAATCACCGACTTATTTCCGCCTTTCTTCCTCGTGCTGGCGAGTTTGGATAAGACGTCTGCTCGGGAATTGTGTTCTCGAGGGATATGCTCGACTTCTTCCCTTGCGAAGTTTTTCTTCTTATCTTTGACGAGTGCGAGGTATTCGACGAGcacgtcgtttttggcttggtagtCACCGTTGACCTGGGAGGCGACGAGTTAGGAGTCAGTGTAGATCTTCACCTCTCGAGCGCCCACATCTTCGGTCAGCCGTAGGCCCGCCAGGAAGGCttcgtattcggcctggttgtttgacgtgggaaaagacaaaaataAGGACACCTCGATGATAAGACCTTCGTTGTTTTCTAGAATATTGCTGGCCCCACTTCCCGAGCTGCTGGAGACGCCATCTACGTATATGGTCCATTTATTCTCGACGGGAGGAGGGGAGGTGGCGATTGAAGTCATTTCAGCGATGAAGTCGGCGAGTGCCTGGGCTTTCAGTGCCTTCCTGATTTCGTACTGGATGTCGAATTCGGATAGTTCGAGGGACCATtttagcattctcccggccatatCTGGTCGGTTGAGAAGCTGTTTGATAGGTTGGTCGGTCCGAACGATGATggtatgggcgaggaagtagtaccttaGTCTTCTGGCGGCTGTTATTAGCGCCAGTGCGACTTTCTCGATTTGTTGGTACCACACCTCGAGTCCTTGTAAGGCTTTGCTGGTGAAGTACACGGGTTTCTGCCCGTCATCAGCCTCTCGGATCAGGGACGCGTTGACCGCTTCGTGGGAGACGGCTAGGTAAAGGTAGAGAACTTCGTCGTTATCCGGTCGGGAGAGGAAGGGCGGCTCTGAGAGgacttgtttgaggtgggatagCGCTTGCTCGCATTCCTCAGACCATTCGAAGGTTTCCTCCTTGCGTAGTAATTTAAAAAATGGAAGAGCGTGCTGGgaggatttcgcgacgaagcgggagAGTGCCGTGAGCATCCCGTTTAGGACTTGGATGGATTTCTTATTATTAGGAGTGGGGAGTTCCGAGAATGCccggcatttatccgggttggcctcTATTCCCCTTTCGGttaagtagaaaccgaggaactTGCCCGCCCAGACGCCGAAGGTGCATTTTTCAGGGTTGAAGCACATCttgcaggacctggcctgctcGAATACTCGCTCGAGATGCGTGGTGTGGTCGGTGtcctctcgagatttgacgatcatgtcgtccatgtaaaCCTCGAGGGTGTCaccgatctctcctcggaacaccttgttcatcatccgctggtaagtgGCTCCGGCGTTCTTGAGTCCAAAGGGCATTATGTTGTAGTAGTAATTGCCTGACTCGGTCATGAATGCCGTGCTctgcttgtcgctcctcgccatggggatttggttgtaacctgaataagcatccataaaagacaatagTTTATAGCCGACCGAATTGTCGACCAGCCTGTCAATGTTAGGCAGTGGATATGCATCTTTGGGACATgtccggttaacatcagtataatcaacacacattctccattttacattagattttttgactagtacaaggtttgagagccaagttgaatacttggcctcggaaataaaatttgcctctaggaggtcttttacagctttctcggcagcctccactttctcgggagactgccgacgcctacgttgaactactgctcttgcggctggatcaatggagagggtgtggcaggcgacctcagggtcgagtccgggcatctcagCTGCGCTCCAAGCGAACAAGTCGGCGTTGGCCTGAAGGGAGGCCACGAGCTGCTTCCTCGGTATGTCTGGGATGTCTTTGCCGATCTTCACAACTTTCTCGGGGTTGTCGCCCAGAGGGATGAGCTCGAAATCCCCGTCCGGGATAGGTCGGATCGGGTGAGCTGTCTTCGGCTGTGGCTCTTCACCATTCTTCAGTTCTTCTTCCGTGAACCGagcgtcgaggtcgactgagctgacgtttgTCAGTGACCGCTGATCTTCCCGAGGAGGCTTGTCTTCGGCCCTTGGTTTCTTGTTGGAGCTGGAGGGGGGCGATTAGCTGCAACCCCTTCATTGATGCGTCGAATATCCTTCTGGCTGCTTcgatgtcggcgttgatggtggccactcgtcccCTTCTTGTGTAGAACTTCATTTTCAAGTGCACGGTCGAGGGGACGGCAGTGAGTTCGGCCAGAGTAgggcgcccgatgatgcagttgtagagggttTTACAGTCGATCACCAGAAACCTTGTCTTGACCTGTCTGGAAGCTTcgccttccccgaaggtgacgaGCAGTTTAACGTAACCCCACGGTTTGGTGGTCGTCCCGTTGAACCCctggaggtcggaacccacataTGGGGcgaggtgcgagtcgtccagctggaggGTCTGAAAGAGGTGagaatacatgatgtcgaccgagcttccCTCGTCGACCAGGATCCGGCGGACGTCAAAAATCGCCATTCTTGCCCGTATGAGCAGGGGGATTGTGGCGttcggagctccgccgggcagttcttccaGATAAGAAGTGATCGGGTCTGATTTCCCCTTGAATTTCTGTAGGGTCGGGCCGAGGTCTGAACTGGCGCTGATTAATTCATCGAACTTCCTCTTCACTGAGCTGATCGTGAGGGAGCCGGGATCCCCTCCATTAGATATGACCATCGCGGTTGGGAACTCCTCCCAGGTGCTGAGGGCGGATGTCACTCCAACCGATGGTATGAAGTCCTCTGGTCGGGTGACGGACAAAGCTACTTGCAGTGGCCCACCATCTGGCGAGTTACCCTCGTCAGAGTTCCGTGAGTCGTCTCTTCTGGACGGGTCTCCTTTCTTTGTGTACTTCGAAAGGCGGCCTTCTTTAATCAGCGTCTCGATTgcatctttgagatgtatgcaCTCCTCGGTCAGATGCCCATGGCTCTTGTgatacttgcagtatttggatTTGTCGGTCCCCAACCTGGTGGGATTTGATTTTGGGGGCCTGATGTTAGATTTCTTGAAGTCGGTGCTTTTGCACTCGGCTAGGATTTTCTCGCGTGAGGCGTTCGGAGGGGTATAGTCGCTGAACCGGCCGGCTGGCCCCCTCCGTTCTTTCACGTCGTGGGACCTGTCGTCCTTCCTTTTCTCCTGTCCCCAGCGCGAAACCGAGTAGTCCTGGCTCGAGCTTCGGGCAGCATCATTCCCTCTAGAGGCTTTAATGGCAGTCGTTTCGCCCTCTTCGAAAGCGATGAAAGCTTGGGCTCTTcggaggagggcgttcatggagtgCACCTTTTCGATCTTTATATCCTTCTTGAATTTGCATCTGGGGAAGAGTTCTCGCTCCAGGAGGTATCTCTTCATATAGTCAGTCGTCTGCACCTGGACGGCCTCTTTGTTGAATCTGTCGAGGTAATCTCGGAGAGGTTCGTTGGTACCTTGGAACACAACCTCGAGGTTTGCCTCAGACTTCGGCTGCCGACGGGAAGCAGTAaaatggctcaagaagagttccttgagttcggtccaggaatggatggagttgGGAGGGAGATTCCTGTACCAGGTCATCGCTCCTTTCCTGAGtgtggtcggaaagatgcggcatttgatggaCCCGTGGACGACGTGATACTCCATGGCGACTTCGATGTTTCTGATGTGATCGTCGGGGTCAGTAGTTCTGTCGTATGGATCCAAGGTCGGGGGCTTTTCCATCCCCCGCGGAAGACGAACTCTTCGGATGCTTTCGGACAAGGGGCTGCAAAAGTCTTCCTCGTCGCTCGCGCTTGGAGAGATCGAGCGCGTGATTCGCCGGGGATTTGCCTGCGTTTTCCCTAGATTCTTGCGGTTGTCACGGGCGGGGGAACGTTCGCGGGGTTTCAACACAGTCTTGGAGGGTCCCCGGTCTTCTCGTTCGGGAGAAAGGCTCTCGGTTTCTGCTGCCTCAGGTTTCTGATTTTTCCTGCTCTTTCGTGGTGGAGAGCGGGAATAGGATCTCTGACGGCGTGACCTTTTCGGCGGGGAGCGCGAAGAGGACGGGGAACACCGACGGGTCCTCCTCGGAGGGGAGCGTGAGGAGGAGTAGGAGAGCGACCGATAGCGTCTCCGCGGGGGGGGGGGGAACGATATCGTTGCCTCCTCTCTAGTTTGTCAATCCGGTCGCCCTGAAGTCGGATGAGGCGGTTGGTTTGCTGCAGTTCTTTgagcaagaagagggttgtggtGTCTGCTTCCTTGCGGGTACCGACTTGTTCCTGGTCCTCCTCGTACTGAGTCCTTTTCCTCTCAGACGAGTGGGTGAAAGAGGAGGCAGGTTGCCCGTCTCTGGCGTCAGTCTCGTTATGAATTCGAGTCAGCTCTTGCCCGTTCTGGGGTGGAGGCTGCTCGTTCCGGTTGTTCTGAGAATGCTCGCTCCTGCCGGGTTGGGAGAGTTCGTGCCTTGGTCTCCCTTGACCGTCAGCAGTGGGTGGTGGTCCCTCCCGTCGGTGTCGATTCTGTCCCTCGGGGGTAGTGTCGTGGATGAGAGGATCGAGCTGGAAGGGGTCGGGACCCTGGTTGGTGTTGCCGGCCATGATGATCTGAAgatggattagctttgatctttgttctttaaagatggggaaacttgtttcccacagacggtgccactgatcgtacctgatcagaaggatcgtcaaggcctgctcggatggATCTTCGAGGAGTGAgagagggggtgtacctgcaaggtactccgatgccaaagtgagaagaggagcaaaggagagcaagtacaAGCTAAATGTTcgaaagaagtgaatacctgaccctctagtgaaagagggtattatagcccccagcgctgggccatgatctcgctattggttTGGACTTCCAAGCCCatttaggagactgccaggttttctgagcggaaatatcggaggtgcgtgagtgccctctgtcctggttaaccgctccgaagtttaagggagacgcggtcttttatgGACCACATGGACTCCGCATTATTCGGggggttggatatgaaggagccctacgAGGAGTAAGGTCCTCGGCGAGGGTGATGCTCGCGTGGAGCAGGGTCCTCGGTTCAGAGAGGATGTTATCGGGGGACCTCCTTGCTGGGCGCTTGGTGGCCCGAGGAGCGTTCCGCCGAGGATGGTGGAGATGAGCATTCTAAGTCCAGTTAGAGAGCGCAGAGTGGTTTGGGCTTCTAAGGCTAAGTGGGCCGAAGCTACATTGGGCCTAatctcggcccagtccagaacagtatGGTTCTTCAATCGTAAACATCCTGCTTCATACGATATATGTTGTCTTTTTGTATTCATATGTGTCCAAAATATTGGTTAGAATCGATTTGACATGTTGGTTCAAAGCTTAGACGCAGGGGTCGAAGGTTGCCATTCTTAGGGCACTTTCACGACCAAGCACTAGAACTCCATGTTGTAGGCCGTTTCAGTGCAAGATGACCACGCCAATGGATTCGCAGACTCCGAAATAGGGG is part of the Vicia villosa cultivar HV-30 ecotype Madison, WI linkage group LG2, Vvil1.0, whole genome shotgun sequence genome and encodes:
- the LOC131650928 gene encoding uncharacterized protein LOC131650928; its protein translation is MCRRFTGARDTTGASRGDQWLAPRRPIIVEMDDNQNFHYLLVWRMYIQILAMHVVGFFFLNFILSDNYERRSLNERVLARYESRRDVLESITSTSDSHCIWELRMCRNTFAHLCEVLRVRGGLVQLGQVSVEEQVAIFLNILAHHTKNRSIQVRLSRSGQTISRYCHRVLAAVLRLRNDLLAKPEPIPQDCSDERWKWFKGCLGALDGTYIAVTPSVSDRPRYRTRKGGLRCFGLMKKRWAILRSPSFYPIRTQCRMILACCLLHNFIRVNMAMDPEEFSPFAEDELPLGEETINIVETIEPSNQWTQRRDVHAQEMFTEWRNRHKH
- the LOC131650929 gene encoding uncharacterized protein LOC131650929, giving the protein MKRYLLERELFPRCKFKKDIKIEKVHSMNALLRRAQAFIAFEEGETTAIKASRGNDAARSSSQDYSVSRWGQEKRKDDRSHDVKERRGPAGRFSDYTPPNASREKILAECKSTDFKKSNIRPPKSNPTRLGTDKSKYCKYHKSHGHLTEECIHLKDAIETLIKEGRLSKYTKKGDPSRRDDSRNSDEGNSPDGGPLQVALSVTRPEDFIPSVGVTSALSTWEEFPTAMVISNGGDPGSLTISSVKRKFDELISASSDLGPTLQKFKGKSDPITSYLEELPGGAPNATIPLLIRARMAIFDVRRILVDEGSSVDIMYSHLFQTLQLDDSHLAPYVGSDLQGFNGTTTKPWGYVKLLVTFGEGEASRQVKTRFLVIDCKTLYNCIIGRPTLAELTAVPSTVHLKMKFYTRRGRVATINADIEAARRIFDASMKGLQLIAPLQLQQETKGRRQASSGRSAVTDKRQLSRPRRSVHGRRTEEW